A genome region from Triticum aestivum cultivar Chinese Spring chromosome 2B, IWGSC CS RefSeq v2.1, whole genome shotgun sequence includes the following:
- the LOC123044565 gene encoding uncharacterized protein, whose protein sequence is MTPPPLDADDPPSAPNSDAPPLPPQLQVSLPDDILEEILLRLSTAADLARASTSCTSFRHVVVPHSFARRYRSLHKVPVLGFLRADFYAAQSPHPSAPAANALAQAADFAFSFLPNPTCWSPRDVRDGRVLFSAVSVSEGRGDFIDATSNTFVDLVVCDPLSRRYIRIPPVPEDLADSVQHCGMLDFEPFFAPASDDVRQGESSFKVICKVLCENKVAVFVFSSHTGKWVSIQHHGLGALSNEVVDALYARCGLHRRHYAHGCFCWVLEWMDKLLMLDTREMKFTIIDLPPNSHGGRLAIVEAGEGMIGLLNIGMRTLDFYCKVWRNKSKGTKEWQHSTINHPLPNYHWCIIGADEEYLLLRGISLDWPWFGSSSQQRPDIEYFALELKTFQLERMYVSKNKMMHAHLYRGFPPLLSPPSI, encoded by the coding sequence ATGACCCCGCCACCCCTCGACGCCGACGACCCTCCGTCCGCCCCGAACTCCGACGCCCCTCCGTTGCCTCCACAGCTCCAGGTTTCCCTCCCAGACGATATCCTGgaggagatcctcctccgcctctcCACCGCGGCCGACCTCGCCCGCGCCTCCACCTCTTGCACCTCATTTCGCCACGTCGTCGTTCCCCACTCCTTCGCGCGCCGCTACCGCTCCCTCCACAAGGTCCCCGTGCTCGGCTTCCTCCGTGCTGACTTCTACGCCGCCCAGTCTCCGCACCCCTCCGCCCCGGCCGCCAACGCCCTCGCGCAGGCTGCCGATTTCGCCTTCAGCTTCCTCCCCAACCCCACCTGCTGGAGCCCCCGTGACGTCCGCGACGGCCGCGTTCTCTTCTCCGCCGTCTCAGTCTCCGAAGGTCGTGGCGACTTCATAGACGCCACCTCCAACACCTTTGTGGATCTCGTGGTCTGTGATCCCCTGTCCCGGCGCTACATCCGGATCCCACCCGTCCCGGAAGACCTAGCGGACTCCGTGCAGCACTGCGGCATGTTAGATTTCGAGCCCTTTTTTGCTCCGGCCAGTGACGACGTGCGGCAGGGTGAATCGTCGTTCAAAGTGATCTGCAAGGTGTTGTGCGAAAACAAGGTTGCTGTCTTCGTCTTCTCTTCACACACCGGTAAATGGGTTAGTATTCAACACCATGGTTTGGGCGCTTTGTCCAATGAAGTTGTGGATGCATTGTATGCACGCTGTGGACTGCATCGGCGCCATTATGCACACGGTTGTTTCTGTTGGGTGTTAGAATGGATGGACAAACTGCTCATGCTTGACACGCGTGAGATGAAATTCACCATTATAGATCTCCCGCCCAACAGTCATGGGGGAAGGCTCGCCATTGTGGAAGCAGGAGAAGGTATGATTGGGTTGTTAAATATTGGTATGCGCACGTTAGACTTCTACTGTAAGGTTTGGCGAAACAAAAGTAAAGGCACCAAAGAGTGGCAGCACAGCACGATAAACCATCCGTTGCCCAATTATCACTGGTGCATCATTGGTGCGGATGAGGAGTACTTACTCCTAAGAGGGATTTCACTAGATTGGCCCTGGTTTGGAAGCTCTTCACAGCAGAGACCGGATATAGAGTATTTTGCATTGGAACTCAAGACATTCCAGCTTGAGAGGATGTATGTGTCAAagaacaaaatgatgcatgctcaCCTGTATCGAGGCTTCCCACCATTATTGTCTCCACCAAGCATATGA